CGGCTACCCAAGGTGTTGCTTTACCATAATTAGGTGAAGACGGGTCAAATGAATCCCATTGATACACTAGTGAATTTGGGTTAAATGCTGGTCCATAGGATGCATCATCTCCAAAGTTAGCATAATTATATCCTCCTGGTCCAGGCGCTTCATTCCAAGATTCTCCTCCATATCCGGCTCCATATCTTGTCTGATATTTAGGAAATGTAGATTTATCAATGAAACCCGCTGTAATTCCCGAGTTTAAAGTAACTCCCCAGCTACCATCATTATTTCCTCTACCACTTTTGGTTACAATAAGAATAACCCCATCACTACCTCTTTCTCCGTATAAAGCAGATGCGGCAGCTCCTTTTAGAACGTTAATTGATTCAATATCTTCCTGGTTGATATCTGACAAGAAATTACCATAATCGAATGGAGCTCCCGTTGTTACTGTTGTATTATTAACAGGCGAGCCATCAATTACGATAAGTGGCGAGCCACCATTTAAAGATTTGTATCCTCTGATCAAAAGGTTGGCAGATCCGCCAAAGTTGTTATTTGTATTTACCTGTAGTCCGGCTACCTTACCTGAAAGAAGAGATGCTACGTTACCGGTATTGGTAGTTCCACCGGTTAATTCCGCAGCCTTAACTTCTTCAGAAGCATAACCAAGAGATTTTTTCTCTCTTTTAATCCCGAGCGCGGTTACAACCACCCCCTCAATTTCTTTTGTTTTAACAGTATCATTCTTTTGCTGAGCGTTGGCAACAGCTATAGAAGATGACACTACCAAAACAAGAAGACTTGCTGTTAGTTTCTTCATATCAAATTAAATTTTTATACTTTACAAATTTGTAAAACTTTCTTAATACCACAAAGAAAAATATAAAAAAATTACAACTTATTCAATATTTTAGAATAAAAACAATTAATAAATTATTAAAACACGTTAAAAACAAAATATTTAACAAAAAAAATTCATTTAAAACTTGGTTTTTTTAAGAAATAATAACAATCAATTAAATTGATATAATCTATATTTCAAATACAAGTAAAATCAAAAACAAACTGAATATCAATTATTTAAAAAAATACAAGATAAAAATCAGTAAGATTAAAAATCAATCCTATGCCACACATATTTCTACAACTAAAGAAATATTCACGCTTCAAGACAGAAAACCGACCAATTTTGATTTTAAGAAGTAGTCGTTTAATTCTTAGTAAAGTATTGTACATTTGTTATAGGAATGTTAGCTAGCTAACAGCATAGATCAATTTATATTTTATTAAGCTTCGATAAAGTTGTAATTATAAATGTTACTGAGAAATCTGTTCTGTTATAATAATGAAAGAGTTTTTGTTGGATCGATTCCTTCTTTAACCAAAATTTCTGAATCACAATTACGCCAATTTATTTAGTATTAAGCCTACCTTAAAACTACTTTACTTTGAAACACGACAATATGTATATTAGAAGTACTGAATGTCATATATATTATAAGTAATAAAAATAATTATAGTTACAACATTACAAAACAATAAAGATACTCACCAGCTCCATTAGCCAATTCTAATATTTTATATGCATAAGTAGAAAAAAAATTATATCTCAAGTAAGATCTTTTCTTTTAATGGGAATTAATCCTAAATCAAGCTCAATGCGTTAGTCTAATTTATTACGTTAAAAAAACTTTCCATTTTCATTAGGTAAAACAATAACTTATTGTTTTAATTTTGTACCGTTATTTAAGATCAATATGGAGCTAATAAAAAACTGGTCGAATCTTTATATAGAAGCAGGATGCGATGAAGTAGGAAGGGGATGTTTAAGCGGGCCGGTAGTGGCGGCAGCGGTAATTTTAGATGATGATTTCCAGCAAAACCTCGTTAATGATTCAAAAAAGTTAACATTTAAAACGCGGATGGAGCTGGATAGTTATATCAAGGATAATGTTAAAAACTACGCTATAGCAGAGCTCTCTCCTTCATTTATTGATGAGCACAATATCCTTAATGCAAGCATTCATGCCATGCATCGTGCATTGGATAAATTAACAATAACTCCGGAACTCATTTTAGTGGATGGCAATAAATTTCATCCTTATAATTACATTCCGCATCAATGCATTATTAAAGGAGATTCTAAGGTTTTATCTATTGCCGCAGCATCAATTCTTGCGAAAAACTACAGGGACACCCTAATGATTCAACTTCATGAGGAACATCCAGAATATGGCTGGGACACCAATTTCGGTTATGCTACAAAAAAGCATCAGGAAGCACTTATAAAATTTGGACCCACCCCTCATCACAGACAATCATTTAGGTTGAAATATGACTAAAAGCTATTGATATTCAATTATTAAATTCCTACAGACTGATCAGAAATTTAAAACCATTCTAAATAATTTTAAAAATAAAAAAAGAGAAGCAATTCAACAATTGCTTCTCTTTTTTATATCATAATGAAGAATTACTTCTTCTTATTTCGTTGTTGTTCCTGAGTTTTTTGCTGCTCCTGAGCCTTCTCCATCATTTCTCTCATTCTTTTCTGGAACTTACCTTCTGCTTTTGGTTTTTCCTTATTAGACTGAATCTGAGCATGAATTTTCTTCTCATCCAGAATTACGTACTTAATAACAAGGATAATTAAGATGTTAATCGCATTCGATACAAAATAATACCATGAAAGACCTGAAGCGGAAGTGTTAAGGAAGAATAAGAATGTAATCGGGAAGATGTACATTAATACTTTCATATTTGGCATTCCCTCCTGTTGAGGCTGCTGCATGTTTCCTGACGTCATTACTGTATAAATCAAAATAACAATGGTACAAGCTAATGCAAAAATACTCAAGTGATCTCCAAGGAAAGGAACTTTAAACGGAAGCTTGATCAAATCATCATAAGCTGTCAAATCCTTTGCAAACCAGAACCCTTGCCCTCTAAGATCAATAAAGTTCGGGAAGAAACGGAATAAAGCATAGAAGATAGGAATCTGAACCAATGCCGGTAAACACCCCGCCATCTGATTCACTCCGGCTTTTCTATAGATCTCCATTGTAGCCTGCTGTTTCTTCATTGGATCCGCATCCTTGAATTTAGCATTTGCTTCATCAATTTCCGGACGGATCACCTTCATCATTGCACTTAATTTGTGCTGCTTATACATAATTGGTGATAAGATCAGTTTTACAATGATTGTCATTACAAAAATAACCCAACCTGCTGATAATCCCCACGCAGCGATAATACCATATAACCACATAAAGAAATAACGGTTCATAGCACCAATGAAAGACCAGCCTAATGGAAGAATCTCATCAAAGTTTTTATCATAAGATTTAAGCAATGGCAAATCCAGCGGCATGAAATACCATGTAAAGTCCTGGT
The nucleotide sequence above comes from Chryseobacterium sp. 7. Encoded proteins:
- a CDS encoding ribonuclease HII, whose amino-acid sequence is MELIKNWSNLYIEAGCDEVGRGCLSGPVVAAAVILDDDFQQNLVNDSKKLTFKTRMELDSYIKDNVKNYAIAELSPSFIDEHNILNASIHAMHRALDKLTITPELILVDGNKFHPYNYIPHQCIIKGDSKVLSIAAASILAKNYRDTLMIQLHEEHPEYGWDTNFGYATKKHQEALIKFGPTPHHRQSFRLKYD
- the yidC gene encoding membrane protein insertase YidC; this encodes MQQNNGIDKKQMISFAVLCLVLFGFMFYFQNKQMKEEELKAQQQKTEQVKNAVKQTQANNINPNVTPNAIQTASLGNNELKLEFSSLGGQVSKVELLKYKAYNHKTDNADQPLYLITKNNSNYGFQFKDKTGKVINTKDLVFSPTVNGNAVTLTADYNGAVIQFIYTLLPKYTLDFKVRTQGLSKITSDNKADFIWDYNVRNLEKGRAQEQSHSEFSYAFNNYKDYDYDGRTTMEEEKETLNWIGVKQQFFSSVIEAKNGFTQSKGNQETVEEGEYLKKFNYEGFVQMTGSELNQDFTWYFMPLDLPLLKSYDKNFDEILPLGWSFIGAMNRYFFMWLYGIIAAWGLSAGWVIFVMTIIVKLILSPIMYKQHKLSAMMKVIRPEIDEANAKFKDADPMKKQQATMEIYRKAGVNQMAGCLPALVQIPIFYALFRFFPNFIDLRGQGFWFAKDLTAYDDLIKLPFKVPFLGDHLSIFALACTIVILIYTVMTSGNMQQPQQEGMPNMKVLMYIFPITFLFFLNTSASGLSWYYFVSNAINILIILVIKYVILDEKKIHAQIQSNKEKPKAEGKFQKRMREMMEKAQEQQKTQEQQRNKKK